Genomic DNA from bacterium:
ATGAAGAAGACGATGAGCAGGAAGAGCACGTCGACGAGGTTCGTGATCGGGATCCCCTCCTCGTCGACCTTGATCTGACGCCTAAATTTCAAGGTACTCGCCTCCGATCGAGTCCACCCGCTGGGTGCGCTCGGCGAGGTTCTCCTCGAGCTCCGTCATCGCGTCGAGGAACTGGATCGAGCTGCTCTGCATGTCGAGCACGAACGTGTTGACGCGGTTCATGAAGTACGCCGAGAGGAAGTAGGCCGGGATGCCGACGACGAGGCCCGCCGCCGTCGCGACGAGGGCCTCGGAGATGCCGGCCGCGACCGCGCGCGGGTCGGAGCCGCCGCCGCCGCCCATCGCCTGGAAGGAGCGGATCATGCCGGTGACGGTCCCGAACAGGCCGATCATCGGCGCGATCTTGGAGATCGTCTGCAGCGTCAGCAGCCCGCGCTCGAGCTTGGCGACCTCGAGCGCGCCCTCGTCCTCGATGGCGCGGATGACCTCGGAGCGGCTGCGGCGCTGGTTCTTGAGGCCGGCCTTGATGATGCGCGCGAGCGGGCTGTTCGTGGTCTCGCAGAAGCGCACGGCCTCCTCGAGCGCGTTGCGCGAGAAGAACTCATTGATCTTCTCCATGAAGGCGCCGGCGTCCGTCTTCGCGCGCTGCAGGTACATCAGCCGCTCGATCGCGATCGCCAGCATGAGGATCGAGAG
This window encodes:
- a CDS encoding MotA/TolQ/ExbB proton channel family protein, whose protein sequence is MFSMFLKGGFAMWPLLALSILMLAIAIERLMYLQRAKTDAGAFMEKINEFFSRNALEEAVRFCETTNSPLARIIKAGLKNQRRSRSEVIRAIEDEGALEVAKLERGLLTLQTISKIAPMIGLFGTVTGMIRSFQAMGGGGGSDPRAVAAGISEALVATAAGLVVGIPAYFLSAYFMNRVNTFVLDMQSSSIQFLDAMTELEENLAERTQRVDSIGGEYLEI